The genomic segment ccctcttccttcccctctaaCTCCGCAGAACCGGGGAAGGGGCGGGGAATCTTGCCGCCTGGCGGGAGAAGGAGCGTCCACTAGCTGGAAGCTCCTGCGACCCGAGGCGACCCCTTTCTCCTGTTCTGGCTTCAGTTCTGGAATTTACAGGTCGCTGGGATGGGCGGGGAGAAGGGACATGAGAGttacaaaatgaaatgaaggcctAGGTGTCAGGGAGCTGAGCCTCACAGTACCCAGCCCCCAAGCCATCCTTCCCAGTACCCGGCCTCCGCGGAAAAATAGGGGTGATGGGGATAGTGATCACGGGCAGGAGGCGCCAAGGATCCAGAAACCGGTGGGGAGCACTTTGCAAACTGTAAAGCGCAGTGCAAATAGAAATTATTCATCGTCGTGTCTTTGGATTCATCCAGTCTTTAAGACACGCATGGACCTGGGGTGAGGGGCGGGGTGACACGGCTCTGAAGTCTCAGGGAGGAACATCTCTCACTCTGAtgagagtctcagtctgtcgcccaagctagagtgcaatggcgcgatcttggctcactgcaacctccgcctccaggattcaagcgattctcccgcctcagcctcctgagtagctgggattacaggggcgtgccaccccgcccggataatttttctatttttagtagagacggggtttcaccatcttggccaggctggtctggaacttgacctcgtgatccacccgcctcggactcccaaagtgctgggattacagtcgtgagccaccgcgcccggccaacccaACCAGGTCTTAATGGGAACCCGAGTTGTCTttgaaaataaccaaaacaaagcCACCAGAATGTGGTGTTTTCAAATGACGAAACTTCAGGGAACTGACACCATCAAAAGAAGAACCTTGACCTTTTGAACTAACCTGGCCCCCCACTGTTTCCCTTACCCGCCTGTGCCAAGGAGATAAGCCGGGAGAGAAGACAACTGACACCGAGTCTTgggctcctcctcccccttcctcccatAATCATGTGGATTAATCCATCCCTTGGTGTGCGGGGGAAACCCATTAATTTGCTCTGGCTTCAGAGACTCCCAGGTCCAGTAGGAGCCCTCCCCCACCCACGCAGCTAGGATCCCGTCCCCACCATCAAAACCCTCGGACCCCACTCCTTTACCCCTCCCCAGCAGCCTACTGTGTCTGCAAACAGCTCTTGGACTATACCGGGATGCGTTCATCGTTGTGACTAGCAACAAACTCCCACTCCCAGGGTATTGTTTAAGTGAACAGTGGCCAGCCTCTAAGCTTAGGGAATAAAAGCGGGGTTGTGGGAGGGGACCCAGGGAGCAAGCGTCGCAGAATCTCAGCCCAGGGCCGCTGCCAAGCGGACCCGGCACGTGAGTAGGAGTCCGGCCACAGACAGGGAATCCTAGGGTCTCTGAGGTTCCTTCTGCTGGCCTCTGGGCCCCTAAAGCCCGTCGAGCCTCAGAACTCCCTACAGACAGTGGCGCCCCGTGCCCGCCTCGTCTACACCTGCCAAGCGGCACGGGAAAATCTGTGTGCATTTTAACAAAGACATCGCATCTTCCCAGCAAAATGGCGGTGGTCCCGGCCACGGCTCTCTGAACAACTGCACACTTTCCGAGGACAGGTCACAACCCAAGGGACACAACCCCCTCCTCGACCTCTACCCCAGCGCCCCGCTTTCCCAAGTCCCCAAAGCACTCAGGGCCTCTCCTCATTACAGGGGCCCCCAGGACTGTCTGTCCCTGGTTAGAGCTGTGGGGCAGTTTCTCCATTGTGGACCGCCCCCCGGTGCCCCCACCTTGCCTTCGAGGAGCCTTGGGACGGGGACTGGACCCTCCAGGCTGGACCTCAGGGGTGGGGGGCAGCGAGTTCTGCCTCTGACACCCCAAAACTTCTAGGCTGAGAGAAGCATATAAATGAATTCCCGATTAGGGTATATGGGAGATGTAGGGGTCTTTGAGGAGAGGAGGCCACCCGGGAGCCCTTCCTCATCGCTCAGAGGAGCCGGGCAGCACTGGGGGTTCGGCCTCAGGAAGGAACCTCAAGGCAGAGGTCGGGGGGCGCGCTGGGGGAGAGATGgcagaggagggggaagggacaAAGTTTGAAAGTGCCCTTCCGACTCTTCCAAGGAAAGTTTCCTTGGGGGCTCCATGGACAGAGAGGGGTAGGGGTGTGGAGGGGCCGGTGGCGGGGTGACCCCCGAGAGGTGACCGGACCCCGGGGGAGCGACCCCTCCCCCCTGTCCCGGCTCGGCCCGGCTGGGAGTCGCCCAGCTCGGGGCCGCGTGTGTTAGTTGGAGCCGCTTTCCGGCAGCTCCGCTGGGCTAGGGGACCCTGCAGCGGGCCAGGAGCGGAGCCCCGGGTAGCTCCAGGGGAGAGCTTTGCTACGGGGGGTTTCCTGCACCGGGGCTCCCTAACCCCGCAGAGCCAGCCCCCCGCAAAGGGGAAATGTGCCGGCGCACCAGCGGTCCTCGGCGCCGTTTGGGGCGCGTGGCGGGCGCGGGGGGTGGCGGCCGGGCCAGCGGGCCGCCCGGCGGGGAAGCCCAGTGAGCCAGGCAGCGGCCCCGGGCGGCGGCGGGGAGCGGGAAAGCCCGGGCCGGGGGGAAAGGTCGGATTTGCTCGGCGGAAGAAACACAGATGGCGGCGGCGCAGCGCCATTCCGGGCCGGGAGCAGGCAGCCAGCAGCCCTGTCCTCACCGCGGTCCGCCCGCCGCCGCTAAATACCCGGATGCGCCGCCCAAGCGCCAGACGCGGAGCTGGgaaaagggaggcagaggaggcggAGGCACAGGCAGAGACAGATCCCGGTGCCGAGACCAAGCGACAGACCGGCGGGGCTGGGCCTCGCAGAGCCGGCTCGGCGAGCTCTCCCGACACCCGACCCGGGGAGGAGAAGCAGCGACTCCTCGCTTGCATCCCCGGGACCCGCACTCCGGACTGGCCGGGTGGGTATTCAAGGGACTCGAGAGCAGATTCCCGAGGCAGGCTTTGCTCAGCCTCCGACGAGGGCTGGCCCTTTGGAAGGCGCCTTCAACAGCCGGACCAGGCAGGCCACCATGACCGAGAATTCCACGTCTGCCCCTGCGGCCAAGCCCAAGCGGGCCAAGGCCTCCAAGAAGTCCACAGACCACCCCAAGTATTCAGACATGATCGTGGCTGCCATCCAGGCCGAGAAGAACCGCGCTGGCTCCTCGCGCCAGTCCATCCAGAAGTATATCAAGAGCCACTACAAGGTGGGTGAGAACGCTGACTCGCAGATCAAGTTGTCCATCAAGCGCCTGGTCACCACCGGTGTCCTCAAGCAGACCAAAGGGGTGGGGGCCTCTGGGTCCTTCCGGCTAGCCAAGAGCGACGAGCCCAAGAAGTCAGTGGCCTTCAAGAAGACCAAGAAGGAAGTCAAGAAGGTAGCCACGCCAAAGAAGGCATCTAAACCCAAGAAGGCTGCCTCCAAAGCCCCAAGCAAGAAACCCAAAGCCACCCCAGTCAAGAAGGCCAAGAAGAAGCTAGCTGCCACGCCCAAGAGAGCAAAAAAACCCAAGACTGTCAAAGCCAAGCCGGTCAAAGCATCCAAGCCCAAGAAGGCCAAACCAGTGAAGCCCAAAGCAAAATCCAGTGCCAAGAGGGCCGGCAAAAAGAAGTGACAAGGAAGCCTCTTCTTGCGGACACTCCCTCTTGTCTAGTTTCTGTAaatacttttctccttttttctttcttgatgctCACCACTACCTTTTGCCCCCTTCTATTCTGACTTTATAAGAGACAGGATTTGGATTCTTCAGAAATTACAGAATAATTCATTTTTCCTTAACCAGTGGTGCAAGGACAGCAACCACCAATCTCTGTAATGATGAGAATgtacttatattttgttttgctattaaCCTACTTATGGGGTTAGGGATTTgctggggggggtggggggacttGTGTGTTTTGTCGGTTTGTTTGCCATGAAGGTAGATGTGGGTGGGGAAAAGACACAAGGCAGTTTCTGGCTAGACGAGAGGGAGCCCAGGAGTTGTGAGGTTAGCAGGAGTATCTTGAGAGTGAGTGAACTCTGACTTGGGCACCGGTTGTGAGAGTTTCAGAATCTTTGGCCCAGAGGAGAGAGGTGGTAGGCAGCAGCCAGCCGGCAAAGGAGGGAGGTGGAAAAAACCCACCCGCCCCAGGTGgctgacctccacctcccagtggtGAGCAGTGGGGGATCCAAACCCAGTTTCCTTCTCATTTCTGTCACTTTGCCCTTTCGGCCTCCCTGTTGTTTTAGGGAAGGGGAGTGGGGTCCAAGTGACAGCGGGATGGGAGAAGCCATAGCTTCTCCCAGTCAGCTAGGATGTAGCCATGGGGGGATCTTTGTGGCTTCAGCAAATTCTCTTGTTAAACTGGAGTGAAAACTTTAGGGGAATCAGTCAGCCAAGTGCCTCAGTGTGCCCTGTTGAAACTTGGATTTTTCCATACAACCGATGGATTGTGTCCTAGGaagacctctttttcttttcctctgggttttTGTTCCCCCGTACAAGAGGTAGCTTTGCTTGGTTTGGTGAGGCTGCGGCCACTTAAAACCTCCCGACCTCTTTTTGAGTCTTTTATTATAAGTACTTGTAGCTGGGGAGGGGGAGTGGGCGGGCAGTGGACAGTAAGGCATACTGCAGTCGATTTGGGATTTGCTAAGTAGTTTTACAGAGCTagatctgtgtgcatgtgtgtgtatgtgtatatatacatatctaggACTAGTACTTAGTTTCACACCGGGAGCTGGGAGAAAAAAACCTGTACAGttgtctttctcttatttttaataaaatagaaagtcgCGCAATTGCGcgtcccccccgccccccgccttTTTTAAACAAGTGTTACTTGTGCCGGGAAATTTTTGCTgtctttgtaatttaaaaactttaaaataaattggaaaaggGAGAAACTGAGCGGTGTATTTTTTCCCCACTTGGAAGACGGGGTGAATGCGGACCAGTTGGGCTGGTGGGCAGTAGGGACATCTGGGCGTCTGCACCTGAGGATAGGGGGAGGGTAACAGGAGCTGGACGGAAGCCGGGAAACCTTAGTACCGGAGGCTACAGAACGTGCCTTAGCCGGTTTCTAGGCTTCTGCCTTTGGGGTCCAGAGGGCACCCCATTTCTGCCCGAGAGGTGGGTACGTGGGATTGCGGTGGGGAGCCTGGTGGGCTGGGCCCTGACGCGACTTCCTCcgcccccttccttcctttctgccacCCGGACCTCTGCAGTCTCAACTTACAAGTCAGGCTGCTAGGTCCCCGGCGGATCCCGCCATGCCCCGCCCATCCATCCTAGACCCGCCTCCCAGCCGCTATAAGTTAGCCCCTGTCGCTCCGATTGGCTGCCGGGGCCTGGCCCCTGACCGCGTGACCAGGCTGCGTCCGTGGTGCTCCAGGCTCCCTCGCTGGCTGGCGCGCTCGGGCGAGATTGGAGCGATGTGGGCTGGAAACGTCTGGCGCGCCTCGCTCTCCGGAGTGCCCTGCGGACGCCGCGCGCTGTCAGCGCTGGCTCA from the Callithrix jacchus isolate 240 chromosome 1, calJac240_pri, whole genome shotgun sequence genome contains:
- the H1-0 gene encoding histone H1.0, translating into MTENSTSAPAAKPKRAKASKKSTDHPKYSDMIVAAIQAEKNRAGSSRQSIQKYIKSHYKVGENADSQIKLSIKRLVTTGVLKQTKGVGASGSFRLAKSDEPKKSVAFKKTKKEVKKVATPKKASKPKKAASKAPSKKPKATPVKKAKKKLAATPKRAKKPKTVKAKPVKASKPKKAKPVKPKAKSSAKRAGKKK